The Glycine max cultivar Williams 82 chromosome 12, Glycine_max_v4.0, whole genome shotgun sequence genome window below encodes:
- the LOC102668920 gene encoding probable carotenoid cleavage dioxygenase 4, chloroplastic, producing the protein MENDTGFPLIPNVFSGFNSLVASATYGSLSVARVLTGQFNPANGIGLANTSLAFIGNRLFALAESDLPYAVNVTPDGDIDRLGRHDFDEKLTFSMTTHPKIDLDTVECFAFRYGPVP; encoded by the coding sequence ATGGAAAATGACACTGGTTTCCCTCTCATCCCCAACGTGTTCTCCGGCTTCAACTCCCTCGTGGCCTCCGCGACATATGGCTCCCTCTCCGTGGCACGTGTCTTAACGGGGCAGTTTAACCCCGCTAATGGCATTGGCTTGGCCAACACCAGCTTAGCCTTCATCGGGAATCGTCTCTTCGCGCTTGCCGAATCTGACCTCCCTTACGCCGTTAACGTAACCCCTGACGGCGACATCGACAGGCTCGGCCGTCACGACTTTGACGAAAAACTCACATTCAGCATGACGACGCACCCTAAGATAGACCTTGACACAGTGGAGTGCTTCGCCTTCCGTTACGGCCCCGTGCCATGA
- the PIP2-5 gene encoding putative aquaporin PIP2-5, producing MAKDVEQVTEQGEYSAKDYHDPPPAPLIDPDELTKWSLYRAAIAEFIATLLFLYITVLTIIGYKRQSDTKIPGNTECDGVGILGIAWAFGGMIFILVYCTAGISGGHINPAVTFGLFLGRKVSLVRALLYMIAQCAGAICGAGLAKGFQKSYYNRYGGGVNTVSDGYNKGTALGAEIIGTFVLVYTVFSATDPKRSARDSHVPVLAPLPIGFAVFMVHLATIPVTGTGINPARSFGPAVIFNNDKAWDDQWIYWVGPFVGAAVAAFYHQYILRAAAIKALGSFRSNT from the exons ATGGCCAAAGACGTTGAGCAGGTTACAGAGCAAGGTGAATACTCCGCGAAGGATTACCATGACCCACCTCCGGCGCCGTTGATCGACCCAGATGAGCTCACTAAGTGGTCCTTGTACAGAGCCGCCATAGCTGAGTTCATAGCAACACTCCTTTTCCTTTACATCACCGTGTTGACCATTATTGGCTACAAGAGACAGAGTGACACCAAAATCCCCGGTAACACCGAGTGCGACGGCGTTGGCATTTTGGGCATCGCTTGGGCCTTCGGTGGCATGATCTTCATCCTTGTTTACTGCACCGCCGGCATCTCTG ggGGACACATCAACCCTGCGGTGACATTCGGGTTGTTCCTGGGACGCAAGGTGTCTTTGGTGAGGGCGTTGTTGTACATGATAGCACAGTGCGCCGGTGCAATCTGCGGTGCTGGGTTGGCCAAAGGGTTCCAGAAATCGTACTACAACAGGTACGGAGGTGGAGTTAACACTGTTAGCGATGGCTACAACAAAGGTACCGCTTTGGGAGCTGAGATAATTGGTACCTTTGTTCTTGTCTACACCGTTTTCTCCGCCACTGATCCTAAGAGGAGCGCTAGGGACTCTCATGTTCCT gtGTTAGCACCACTTCCCATTGGGTTTGCCGTCTTCATGGTTCACTTGGCTACAATCCCTGTCACTGGAACCGGCATTAACCCTGCAAGGAGTTTCGGACCAGCTGTGATCTTCAACAACGACAAAGCCTGGGACGACCAA TGGATTTACTGGGTTGGACCGTTTGTTGGAGCTGCGGTGGCTGCATTCTACCATCAATACATTCTTAGAGCTGCTGCAATCAAAGCTCTTGGATCATTCAGGAGCAACACTTAA
- the LOC102669183 gene encoding uncharacterized protein, whose protein sequence is METISKRFEELDICGKVTSKSKLREISYLDLNSICAHPKKVKTKSSQKRPMTKQQRSTKCDLSYWEYVNALHSAQNGNSSGKRSASSSEQPIQRKAMPMLDQFHPCIHDSIVNIVNVKVDDKCGYRAIAALLGMCEDSWSLVRNHLLKELTKWSDEYMNLVGGIDRFEELKRSLLVDGLSMV, encoded by the coding sequence atggaaaccatatcCAAGCGATTTGAAGAGCTTGATATTTGTGGCAAAGTTACTTcgaagagtaaacttcgagaaattTCTTACCTTGATCTAAACTCTATATGTGCTCATCCAAAAAAGGTGAAAACAAAAAGTTCTCAAAAGAGACCGATGACCAAGCAACAAAGATCTACAAAGTGTGATCTGTCCTACTGGGAGTATGTTAATGCATTACATTCTGCGCAGAATGGTAATTCTTCAGGAAAACGTAGTGCATCATCATCTGAGCAACCAATTCAAAGAAAGGCCatgccgatgttggatcaatttcatccatgCATTCATGATTCCATTGTAAACATTGTTAATGTCAAAGTTGATGATAAATGTGGATATCGTGCAATTGCTGCCCTATTAGGTATGTGTGAAGATTCATGGTCATTGGTGCGCAaccatttgcttaaagaacttacAAAATGGTCTGATGAGTATATGAACTTAGTTGGTGGCATAGACCgatttgaagaattaaaacggtccctacttgttgatggattatccaTGGTATAA
- the LOC100818411 gene encoding uncharacterized protein, with product MSKEQPLPQDHNTIIKASSTQPQVVHTKTRRQNKLNMNPIGFSLLSLASLALVSIVIAQERAPHGLVYENPEAFSPSAYNFFHPNERKPETKDPCAASKCSPMPLAAQVEATEIHESKASTPQGSKKQLGAGSVAGIIFGVAFVVLLALGVYHVRVTRRANMSKAKANGAVQPDAIA from the coding sequence ATGTCCAAGGAACAACCACTTCCTCAGGACCATAATACCATTATAAAAGCCAGTTCAACCCAGCCACAAGTGGTTCACACAAAGACAAGGAGACAAAACAAACTAAACATGAATCCCATTGGTTTCTCTCTTCTCAGCCTCGCTTCTCTAGCACTTGTCTCGATTGTCATAGCCCAAGAAAGAGCCCCTCACGGGCTTGTTTACGAGAACCCAGAAGCCTTTTCACCATCAGCATATAACTTCTTTCACCCCAATGAACGAAAGCCCGAGACAAAAGACCCTTGTGCTGCATCAAAATGCTCACCAATGCCTTTAGCAGCACAAGTGGAAGCTACTGAAATTCATGAAAGCAAGGCCTCAACCCCTCAAGGAAGTAAGAAACAATTGGGAGCTGGTAGCGTAGCTGGCATTATCTTTGGTGTTGCTTTTGTTGTGCTTTTAGCATTGGGGGTCTACCATGTGAGGGTCACTCGCCGAGCCAACATGAGTAAAGCCAAAGCCAATGGTGCTGTTCAACCAGATGCTATTGCTTGA